The following are from one region of the Oscarella lobularis chromosome 3, ooOscLobu1.1, whole genome shotgun sequence genome:
- the LOC136184827 gene encoding PH and SEC7 domain-containing protein 1-like, whose amino-acid sequence MDEALETRQADAAAPLSPQTETNELTPNDATRTIATAPSAEANETLTSQANETEHEGPSSPKGASPPETDGIEETAPDEAQSVIADTETAPNQTHPIIVEPEDDRTRAVTLARRLIDLDGFKRSEVAAELSKKTPFGVAVAEEYLRHFDFAGATPDVALRDFVKRFSLTGETYERERVIEHFSRRFYACNPGISEMVGSFESLHTLACSLLLLNTDLHDQNMIGARMSLNDFVANLAGMRDGSDYPRDYLKIVYQGIKTHPLRWAIDDETEMSSNDRLDVTPRRRAMPRSPKKSVVSLNDVEGQKVVMLAGTFVEVELDADAEVFKAGRIARKKVMETVGKRTTLGRRAWHEYDAVLKGFLFYFHRLRRKQTHHQDDDVASAIPVTHAYATVALDYTKRHGVFRFTTSDWQEYLLDAGDAGQMHEWIQAINLASGRFSSPPLPAPIGSSRHFQRPVLPRHPCATAPEEQLERHRSKARLLEDELIEHRAAKPYGKVARRDGIQWSEKRRYLEYETRRYKGYVRALETSMGVTGSEDDPYIDSPFRSDSGSSLTSSLSGGRRRGSSAGDDGAAGGGGVEPAAGSKVMMKRSTSDRSSYKKAVSKFPGRRTTNRK is encoded by the coding sequence atggACGAAGCCCTGGAAACCCGTCAAGCGGACGCCGCAGCTCCGCTGAGCCCCCAAACGGAAACGAACGAGCTAACCCCAAACGACGCCACGAGAACGATCGCGACCGCGCCGTCCGCCGAAGCGAACGAAACCCTAACGTCTCAAGCAAACGAAACCGAACACGAGGGGCCCTCGTCACCTAAAGGGGCGTCGCCCCCCGAAACCGACGGAATCGAAGAAACCGCGCCAGACGAAGCGCAATCAGTCATCGCCGACACCGAAACCGCACCCAATCAAACGCACCCAATCATCGTCGAACCGGAGGACGATCGCACTCGCGCCGTCACCCTAGCGCGCCGTCTCATCGACTTAGACGGCTTCAAGAGGTCGgaagtcgccgccgaattGAGCAAAAAGACGCcgttcggcgtcgccgtcgccgaagagTATCTCCGCCATTTCGATTTCGCCGGCGCGACGCCCGACGTCGCGCTGCGCGATTTCGTCAAGCGTTTCTCGCTGACCGGCGAAACGTACGAACGCGAGCGCGTCATCGAACATTTTTCGCGCCGTTTCTACGCGTGCAATCCGGGAATCAGCGAAATGGTGGGCTCGTTCGAATCGCTTCACACGCTCGCCTGTTCGCTTCTTCTACTCAATACGGATCTCCACGATCAGAACATGATCGGCGCGCGCATGAGTTTAAATGATTTCGTCGCCAATTTGGCGGGCATGCGCGACGGCTCCGATTATCCGCGCGATTATTTGAAAATCGTTTATCAGGGGATTAAGACGCATCCCCTTCGTTGggccatcgacgacgagacggaaatgtcgtcgaacgatcgactcgacgtcacgccgcgacgtcgcgcgatGCCGCGCAGTCCCAAAAAGTCCGTCGTCTCcttgaacgacgtcgaaggtCAAAAAGTCGTGATGCTCGCCGGAAcgttcgtcgaagtcgaattggacgccgacgccgaggTGTTCAAGGCGGGTCGCATCGCGCGGAAAAAGGTCATGGAAACGGTGGGCAAACGAACGACGCTCGGACGTCGAGCGTGGCACGAGTACGACGCCGTTCTCAAGggctttctcttctattttcatcggcttcgtcgaaagCAGACCCATCAtcaggacgacgacgtcgcctcggCGATTCCCGTCACGCACGCGTACGCGACCGTCGCTCTCGACTACACGAAGCGTCACGGCGTGTTTCGCTTTACGACGAGCGATTGGCAGGAATATCttctcgacgccggcgacgccggTCAAATGCACGAATGGATACAGGCGATTAATCTGGCGTCGGgacgtttttcgtcgccgccgcttccggcGCCGATCGGTTCGTCGCGGCACTTTCAACGGCCCGTATTGCCGCGACATCCGTGCGCGACGGCGCCCGAAGAGCAATTGGAACGGCATCGATCGAAAGCGCGTCTTCTCGAAGACGAGCTCATCGAGCATCGAGCGGCGAAACCCTACGGTAAAGTagcgcgacgcgacgggATTCAGTGGTCGGAAAAGCGACGCTATCTCGAGTACGAAACGCGACGCTATAAGGGCTACGTGCGCGCTTTGGAGACGAGCATGGGCGTGACTGGTAGCGAGGATGATCCTTATATTGATAGTCCTTTCCGGTCTGATTCCGGGtcttctttgacgtcgtcgttgtccgGTGGGCGACGGCGGGGTTCGTCGGCGGGAGATGACGGTGCCGCTGGTGGCGGTGGCGTTGAGCCCGCCGCCGGCAGTAAGGTGATGATGAAACGATCGACTTCGGATAGGAGTAGCTATAAAAAGGCGGTTAGTAAGTTTCCGGGGCGGCGGACGACGAATAGAAAATGA
- the LOC136184824 gene encoding exportin-7-like isoform X1: MDDQHVPHIESLCHEFYSSTDPRVRAEAEKSLVLFTETVENVAKCQTLLERAQNPAARLIAANALNKLISKPTSPVTMSGRLETRNYLMSYLFQRPKETPYVMEAIVKVIAKLTKISWFDVVDVVQVEEPEFVFRNIVSEIKTFLQSSVEQGVVGVHILLALVNDMNQSEVLRSLTWHRKIAASFRETQLLSIFQLSISLLKEGCGKRLSENQLSLLGRVLGLAKSCLSFDFIGTSSDETSDDFSSAQIPTAWRPDFLDSSTVNVFFDLYLALPPSFASIALSCLVLITSVRRSLFTAMERQAYLNTIMQGIKKVLSHPEALVEVDNYHEFCRLLARLKANYQLGELMQVENYGIIIEMIAKFTVSSLQSWQFSANSIHYLLNLWQRLVASICYVTSSEPHLLENYAPEITKTFLHSRLESVAVVIRDNLDDPLDDLSLVQQQLDQMCTIGRCDYSGTCHLVASYFDTAASAYQQCLTQGSSTNDIRLYEGQLAWLVYFIGAVIGGRVSYSYADDEDGLDGELIIRVLQLMNLTDRQLEQGGGCERLELAILSFFEQFRKIYIGDQFLKAKVYSALGKRLGISNESMLLTLCIQKIITNMKFWSNSESIVQKTLHFFHELSVGYSSARKLIKLDCVQMLLQNHSPENLPFLAVRDGSHGLNFRCRTTFYTALSRLLMIDLGEEDEKFVAFMTPIAGKRHECRLDDDEKNYAFLATFQKIGSQLISGEAVYSESELKFLFIGLCCDLRGVVSAIVSRPCYSMFFDWIYPNYFPVLQRALQLWCHDPSVTTPILRLASELVNNKQQRLLFDISSPNGILLFREVSKILVSHGTAMITLTDVPQSEIFAMKYKGVAISFLVLKLALSGHFVNFGVFGLYNDSALSDCLDVFIKVVLSIPANDLVQYPKLSTAYFGLLDTISQDHMNFMAGLDAQVLAYVLSSVNEGIAFSDVSVSTACCSMLDAVLTHLFRKLSKVKKHEAVADHSFLRLVDVQPEVFQQMLSTVLNIIIFEECRNQWSMSRPLLGLVLLNEKYFENLRDSLVNMQSGEKRELMKKCFQGLMAGVERNLLPKNRDKFTQNLSVFRKDVNSSWKDVPPVVVPASGVTSTDMMS; encoded by the exons ATGGACGACCAG CACGTACCCCACATCGAGTCGCTCTGTCACGAATTCTACAGCTCGACCGATCCGCGAGTGCGCGCCGAAGCGGAAAAATCCCTCGTTCTCTTCACGGAGACCGTCGAAAACGTAGCCAAATGCCAAACGCTGCTCGAACGAGCACAG AATCCCGCCGCGCGTCTCATCGCCGCCAACGCGCTAAACAAACTCATTTCCAAGCCCACGAGCCCCGTCACGATGTCTGGTCGATTGGAGACGC GAAATTATCTGATGAGCTATTTGTTTCAACGACCCAAGGAAACTCCCTACGTCATGGAAGCAATTGTAAag GTTATAGCCAAATTGACGAAGATCAGTTGGTTTGATGTGGTGGACGTCGTTCAAGTCGAAGAGCCTGAGTTCGTTTTTAGAAACATAGTCAGCGAAATAAAGACATTTCTGCAG AGCTCTGTTGAGCAGGGCGTCGTCGGTGTTCACATTCTATTGGCTCTCGTCAATGATATGAATCAGTCCGAGGTGCTTAGATCGTTGACGTGGCATAGAAAA attgccGCTTCGTTTAGAGAGACGCAGCTTCTGTCGATATTTCAGTTGAGCATTTCGCTACTAAAGGAG ggTTGCGGAAAACGCTTGAGTGAGAATCAG CTTTCGCTTCTCGGACGAGTCCTAGGTCTGGCCAAGAGTtgtctctctttcgatttcattggcacgtcgagcgacgagacgtcAGACGACTTTTCCTCCGCTCAAATACCGACTGCGTGGCGACCAG ATTTTTTGGATTCTTCCACCGTGAATGTCTTTTTTGATCTCTATCTGGCTCTCCCACCGTCGTTTGCATCCATT GCGTTGAGCTGTCTCGTTCTTATAACGTCAGTTCGACGTTCGTTGTTCACTGCAATGGAACGGCAAGCTTATCTAAATACAATTATGCAAGGCATCAAGAAAGTCCTCTCTCATCCTGAG GCATTAGTTGAGGTGGATAATTATCACGAGTTCTGTCGGCTTTTGGCTCGACTCAAGGCGAACTATCAATTAGGAGAGTTGATGCAAGTGGAGAACTATGGCATTATCATTGAAATGATAGCCAAATTTACGGTGTCTTCGCTtcag TCGTGGCAATTCTCCGCCAATAGCATACACTATTTGCTCAATCTGTGGCAAcgtctcgtcgcctcgaTTTGTTACGTGACTTCGTCTGAGCCGCATCTACTAGAAAACTACGCACCAGAa AtaacgaaaacgtttctccACTCCAGACTCGAATCAGTGGCTGTTGTAATaag AGATAATCTAGATGATCCGTTGGACGATCTCTCTCTCGTTCAACAGCAACTTGACCAA ATGTGCACTATCGGTCGATGCGATTACTCGGGCACGTGCCACTTGGTTGCCTCCTATTTCGACACGGCCGCTTCGGCTTATCAGCAGTGTCTAACTCAAGGATCATCCACGAATGACATTCGTTTGTATGAAG GTCAATTGGCTTGGCTTGTCTACTTTATCGGAGCCGTTATCGGCGGACGAGTGTCGTATTCCTACGCGGACGATGAGGATGGACTAGACGGCGAATTAATTATCAG AGTCCTTCAGTTGATGAATTTGACCGATCGTCAATTAGAACAG GGAGGCGGCTGCGAGAGGCTTGAACTGGCCATTCTTAGCTTTTTCGAGCAATTTCGAAAGATTTACATAGGCGATCAATTCCTCAAGGCCAAA GTTTATTCGGCTCTTGGAAAACGACTAGGCATTAGCAACGAGTCGATGCTTCTAACGCTTTGCATTCAAAAAAT AATTACCAACATGAAGTTCTGGAGCAATAGCGAATCGATCGTTCAAAAAACTTTACATTTCTTCCACGAATTATCCGTCGG GTATAGCAGCGCTCGAAAGCTGATCAAACTCGATTGCGTGCAAAtgcttcttcaaaatcaTTCA CCGGAGAATCTGCCCTTTCTTGCCGTTCGCGACGGATCGCACGGGCTCAATTTTCGCTGTCGAACGACATTCTACACGGCACTCAGTCGTCTCCTTATGATCGATctcggcgaagaagacgagaaattcgtcgcctTTATGACGCCAATAGCAGGCAAGCGGCACGAATGtcgcctcgacgacgacgaaaaaaattatgcATTTTTAGCcacttttcaaaaaatcggAAGTCAGCTTATAAGCGGCGAAGCGGTCTACTCAGAAAGCGAATTAAAA tTTCTCTTCATCGGTCTGTGCTGTGACCTTCGCGGCGTCGTCAGCGCGATCGTCTCGAGACCGTGCTATTCCATGTTCTTCGATTGGATCTACCCGAACTATTTTCCCGTTCTACAACGAGCGCTTCAGCTCTGGTGTCACGATCCGTCCGTAACGACGCCCATATTGCGTCTCGCCTCCGAATTAGTCAATAACAAGCAGCAGCGACTCCTATTCGACATCTCGTCGCCCAACGGCATACTTCTCTTTCGAGAAGTCAGCAAGATATTAGTCAGCCACG GCACTGCTATGATTACTCTCACTGACGTGCCCCAGTCGGAAATATTTGCTATGAA GTATAAAGGAGTGGCTATATCGTTTCTCGTACTCAAGCTCGCCTTGTCGGGCCACTTTGTCAATTTTGGCGTATTCGGTCTCTACAACGATAGCGCCCTTAGCGACTGTCTCGACGTTTTCATCAAGGTCGTTCTCTCTATACCCGCCAACGATCTAGTG CAATATCCTAAACTTAGCACGGCCTACTTTGGCCTATTAGATACCATTTCGCAGGATCATATGAACTTTATGGCGGGATTAGACGCACAG GTTTTGGCTTACGTCTTATCCTCAGTCAATGAGGGCATTGCATTCTCAG ACGTGAGTGTGTCCACAGCTTGTTGCTCAATGTTGGACGCCGTTCTCACTCACCTCTTCCGAAAATTGTCCAAAGTGAAAAAACACGAAGCGGTTGCCGACCATTCTTTccttcgactcgtcgacgtccagcCAGAAGTCTTTCAACAG ATGCTCTCAACTGTCCTAAATATCATAATTTTTGAGGAATGTCGTAATCAG TGGTCGATGTCTCGGCCTTTGTTGGGCTTAGTCTTACTAAACGAAAAG TACTTTGAAAACTTGAGAGATAGTCTAGTTAACATGCAGTCGGGCGAAAAGCGGGAGCTGATGAAAAAGTGCTTTCAAGGTCTCATGGCCGGCGTTGAAAGAAATTTATTGCCCAAAAATCGAGACAA ATTTACGCAGAATTTGTCCGTTTTTCGAAAGGATGTCAACAGTTCGTGGAAAGACGTACCACCAGTGGTTGTGCCAGCCTCTGGTGTCACCTCAACTGACATGATGAGTTGA
- the LOC136184824 gene encoding exportin-7-like isoform X2, producing the protein MDDQHVPHIESLCHEFYSSTDPRVRAEAEKSLVLFTETVENVAKCQTLLERAQNPAARLIAANALNKLISKPTSPVTMSGRLETRNYLMSYLFQRPKETPYVMEAIVKVIAKLTKISWFDVVDVVQVEEPEFVFRNIVSEIKTFLQSSVEQGVVGVHILLALVNDMNQSEVLRSLTWHRKIAASFRETQLLSIFQLSISLLKEGCGKRLSENQLSLLGRVLGLAKSCLSFDFIGTSSDETSDDFSSAQIPTAWRPDFLDSSTVNVFFDLYLALPPSFASIALSCLVLITSVRRSLFTAMERQAYLNTIMQGIKKVLSHPEALVEVDNYHEFCRLLARLKANYQLGELMQVENYGIIIEMIAKFTVSSLQSWQFSANSIHYLLNLWQRLVASICYVTSSEPHLLENYAPEITKTFLHSRLESVAVVIRDNLDDPLDDLSLVQQQLDQMCTIGRCDYSGTCHLVASYFDTAASAYQQCLTQGSSTNDIRLYEGQLAWLVYFIGAVIGGRVSYSYADDEDGLDGELIIRVLQLMNLTDRQLEQGGGCERLELAILSFFEQFRKIYIGDQFLKAKVYSALGKRLGISNESMLLTLCIQKIITNMKFWSNSESIVQKTLHFFHELSVGYSSARKLIKLDCVQMLLQNHSPENLPFLAVRDGSHGLNFRCRTTFYTALSRLLMIDLGEEDEKFVAFMTPIAATFQKIGSQLISGEAVYSESELKFLFIGLCCDLRGVVSAIVSRPCYSMFFDWIYPNYFPVLQRALQLWCHDPSVTTPILRLASELVNNKQQRLLFDISSPNGILLFREVSKILVSHGTAMITLTDVPQSEIFAMKYKGVAISFLVLKLALSGHFVNFGVFGLYNDSALSDCLDVFIKVVLSIPANDLVQYPKLSTAYFGLLDTISQDHMNFMAGLDAQVLAYVLSSVNEGIAFSDVSVSTACCSMLDAVLTHLFRKLSKVKKHEAVADHSFLRLVDVQPEVFQQMLSTVLNIIIFEECRNQWSMSRPLLGLVLLNEKYFENLRDSLVNMQSGEKRELMKKCFQGLMAGVERNLLPKNRDKFTQNLSVFRKDVNSSWKDVPPVVVPASGVTSTDMMS; encoded by the exons ATGGACGACCAG CACGTACCCCACATCGAGTCGCTCTGTCACGAATTCTACAGCTCGACCGATCCGCGAGTGCGCGCCGAAGCGGAAAAATCCCTCGTTCTCTTCACGGAGACCGTCGAAAACGTAGCCAAATGCCAAACGCTGCTCGAACGAGCACAG AATCCCGCCGCGCGTCTCATCGCCGCCAACGCGCTAAACAAACTCATTTCCAAGCCCACGAGCCCCGTCACGATGTCTGGTCGATTGGAGACGC GAAATTATCTGATGAGCTATTTGTTTCAACGACCCAAGGAAACTCCCTACGTCATGGAAGCAATTGTAAag GTTATAGCCAAATTGACGAAGATCAGTTGGTTTGATGTGGTGGACGTCGTTCAAGTCGAAGAGCCTGAGTTCGTTTTTAGAAACATAGTCAGCGAAATAAAGACATTTCTGCAG AGCTCTGTTGAGCAGGGCGTCGTCGGTGTTCACATTCTATTGGCTCTCGTCAATGATATGAATCAGTCCGAGGTGCTTAGATCGTTGACGTGGCATAGAAAA attgccGCTTCGTTTAGAGAGACGCAGCTTCTGTCGATATTTCAGTTGAGCATTTCGCTACTAAAGGAG ggTTGCGGAAAACGCTTGAGTGAGAATCAG CTTTCGCTTCTCGGACGAGTCCTAGGTCTGGCCAAGAGTtgtctctctttcgatttcattggcacgtcgagcgacgagacgtcAGACGACTTTTCCTCCGCTCAAATACCGACTGCGTGGCGACCAG ATTTTTTGGATTCTTCCACCGTGAATGTCTTTTTTGATCTCTATCTGGCTCTCCCACCGTCGTTTGCATCCATT GCGTTGAGCTGTCTCGTTCTTATAACGTCAGTTCGACGTTCGTTGTTCACTGCAATGGAACGGCAAGCTTATCTAAATACAATTATGCAAGGCATCAAGAAAGTCCTCTCTCATCCTGAG GCATTAGTTGAGGTGGATAATTATCACGAGTTCTGTCGGCTTTTGGCTCGACTCAAGGCGAACTATCAATTAGGAGAGTTGATGCAAGTGGAGAACTATGGCATTATCATTGAAATGATAGCCAAATTTACGGTGTCTTCGCTtcag TCGTGGCAATTCTCCGCCAATAGCATACACTATTTGCTCAATCTGTGGCAAcgtctcgtcgcctcgaTTTGTTACGTGACTTCGTCTGAGCCGCATCTACTAGAAAACTACGCACCAGAa AtaacgaaaacgtttctccACTCCAGACTCGAATCAGTGGCTGTTGTAATaag AGATAATCTAGATGATCCGTTGGACGATCTCTCTCTCGTTCAACAGCAACTTGACCAA ATGTGCACTATCGGTCGATGCGATTACTCGGGCACGTGCCACTTGGTTGCCTCCTATTTCGACACGGCCGCTTCGGCTTATCAGCAGTGTCTAACTCAAGGATCATCCACGAATGACATTCGTTTGTATGAAG GTCAATTGGCTTGGCTTGTCTACTTTATCGGAGCCGTTATCGGCGGACGAGTGTCGTATTCCTACGCGGACGATGAGGATGGACTAGACGGCGAATTAATTATCAG AGTCCTTCAGTTGATGAATTTGACCGATCGTCAATTAGAACAG GGAGGCGGCTGCGAGAGGCTTGAACTGGCCATTCTTAGCTTTTTCGAGCAATTTCGAAAGATTTACATAGGCGATCAATTCCTCAAGGCCAAA GTTTATTCGGCTCTTGGAAAACGACTAGGCATTAGCAACGAGTCGATGCTTCTAACGCTTTGCATTCAAAAAAT AATTACCAACATGAAGTTCTGGAGCAATAGCGAATCGATCGTTCAAAAAACTTTACATTTCTTCCACGAATTATCCGTCGG GTATAGCAGCGCTCGAAAGCTGATCAAACTCGATTGCGTGCAAAtgcttcttcaaaatcaTTCA CCGGAGAATCTGCCCTTTCTTGCCGTTCGCGACGGATCGCACGGGCTCAATTTTCGCTGTCGAACGACATTCTACACGGCACTCAGTCGTCTCCTTATGATCGATctcggcgaagaagacgagaaattcgtcgcctTTATGACGCCAATAGCAG CcacttttcaaaaaatcggAAGTCAGCTTATAAGCGGCGAAGCGGTCTACTCAGAAAGCGAATTAAAA tTTCTCTTCATCGGTCTGTGCTGTGACCTTCGCGGCGTCGTCAGCGCGATCGTCTCGAGACCGTGCTATTCCATGTTCTTCGATTGGATCTACCCGAACTATTTTCCCGTTCTACAACGAGCGCTTCAGCTCTGGTGTCACGATCCGTCCGTAACGACGCCCATATTGCGTCTCGCCTCCGAATTAGTCAATAACAAGCAGCAGCGACTCCTATTCGACATCTCGTCGCCCAACGGCATACTTCTCTTTCGAGAAGTCAGCAAGATATTAGTCAGCCACG GCACTGCTATGATTACTCTCACTGACGTGCCCCAGTCGGAAATATTTGCTATGAA GTATAAAGGAGTGGCTATATCGTTTCTCGTACTCAAGCTCGCCTTGTCGGGCCACTTTGTCAATTTTGGCGTATTCGGTCTCTACAACGATAGCGCCCTTAGCGACTGTCTCGACGTTTTCATCAAGGTCGTTCTCTCTATACCCGCCAACGATCTAGTG CAATATCCTAAACTTAGCACGGCCTACTTTGGCCTATTAGATACCATTTCGCAGGATCATATGAACTTTATGGCGGGATTAGACGCACAG GTTTTGGCTTACGTCTTATCCTCAGTCAATGAGGGCATTGCATTCTCAG ACGTGAGTGTGTCCACAGCTTGTTGCTCAATGTTGGACGCCGTTCTCACTCACCTCTTCCGAAAATTGTCCAAAGTGAAAAAACACGAAGCGGTTGCCGACCATTCTTTccttcgactcgtcgacgtccagcCAGAAGTCTTTCAACAG ATGCTCTCAACTGTCCTAAATATCATAATTTTTGAGGAATGTCGTAATCAG TGGTCGATGTCTCGGCCTTTGTTGGGCTTAGTCTTACTAAACGAAAAG TACTTTGAAAACTTGAGAGATAGTCTAGTTAACATGCAGTCGGGCGAAAAGCGGGAGCTGATGAAAAAGTGCTTTCAAGGTCTCATGGCCGGCGTTGAAAGAAATTTATTGCCCAAAAATCGAGACAA ATTTACGCAGAATTTGTCCGTTTTTCGAAAGGATGTCAACAGTTCGTGGAAAGACGTACCACCAGTGGTTGTGCCAGCCTCTGGTGTCACCTCAACTGACATGATGAGTTGA
- the LOC136184837 gene encoding putative glutamine amidotransferase-like class 1 domain-containing protein 3B, mitochondrial, with protein MNRFCRSILAPAFGPLRRRFLHMSVPSMANHKIAVVLSGAGVYDGSEVHEASATWVHLSRRDAQVSFYAPNVDQLHVIDHSSGQPMEGEKRNVLVESARISRGNIHPLTDLLAENHDAVVFPGGFGAAKNLSTFAVDGSKANVNDQVRRVITSFHTAKKPIGLCCISPVLAAKVIPGCTVTIGNDADTAKAVEEMGSKHSERSIHEACVDSENQIVTAAAFMYDAKVCDVFDSVGAMINALYKLLK; from the exons ATGAACAGGTTCTGTCGGAGCATTCTAGCACCCGCTTTCGGTCctctacgacgtcgatttctgcATATGAGTGTTCCTTCGATGGCAAATCACAAAATCGCTGTG GTCCTATCAGGCGCGGGTGTTTACGACGGAAGCGAAGTTCACGAAGCGTCGGC AACTTGGGTCCACTTATCGCGACGAGACGCTCAAGTCTCCTTCTACGCTCCGAACGTCGATCAACTACACGTCATCGATCACTCGAGCGGACAGCCAAtggaaggagagaaaag AAATGTTCTCGTTGAATCGGCTCGCATTTCGCGTGGCAACATACATCCGTTGACCGACTTGCTTGCGGAGAATCACGACGCTGTCGTATTTCCGGGCGGATTTGGCGCAGCGAAAAATCT ATCTACTTTTGCCGTGGATGGATCGAAGGCGAATGTCAACGACCAAGTGCGACGAGTCATCACGAGTTTTCACACTGCCAAGAAACCAATAGG GCTCTGCTGCATTTCTCCCGTTCTCGCTGCAAAAGTCATCCCAGGCTGCACCGTTACCATTGGCAATGACGCCGATACGGCGAAAgccgtcgaagaaatggGCAGCAAGCACAGCGAACGATCCATAC ACGAAGCCTGTGTCGACTCAGAGAACCAAATCGTCACAGCGGCTGCCTTCATGTACGACGCCAAAGtctgcgacgttttcgacaGCGTTGGCGCAATGATAAACGCCCTGTATAAACTCTTGAAGTAG
- the LOC136184835 gene encoding nucleotide exchange factor SIL1-like gives MNLSKRFALLVVVVLFLGVFASETEDEDVGIDVALPEEEDDANEIFQPSSDWKTIQPGQAIPAGLHVRMDLQTGKKEAKLLEEESSEKPDEEVILPRDQRRGIINKNRKVFTKKELADMLAKIPDDSDSSIPPALPDLSDKTTANRSNLTANDVESMLKTMGLSMRSEVEIMMTHIETLAEATASNEARLNALNELEFYVHQIDNARDLNAIGGLVLIVRCLNDTDAKIKSAAALVLGAAAQSNSAVQADCLEYEVMQLLLKELNCSDDVTVNRRFLFALSSLVRQYPPALAQFLQRNGLQTLTKYLTRAESGVLSLKSLTLVTDLLVEQRSGADETSSRITSSTGIRLLEMLRTQGWCQLTPKLLHRENDADRNEKVIQAMDAMIQGCGGEFIAADVTEQVEEAMEKWKAALEQNDDGYYETLIDMTTQFLNKLKHCEKTGLCA, from the exons ATGAATCTGAGCAAGAGATTTGCTCTCCTTGTAGTCGTGGTCTTATTCCTTGGTGTCTTTGCCTCTGAGactgaagatgaagacgtcGGAATTGACGTGGCTCTcccagaagaagaagatgacgcTAACGAGATATTCCAGCCGTCTTCCGACTGGAAGACCATCCAACCAGGCCAAGCGATACCGGCAGGACTACACGTTCGCATGGACCTTCAAACGGGTAAAAAGGAGGCGAAACTGTTGGAAGAGGAGTCTAGTGAAAAACCCGACGAAGAGGTTATCTTACCCCGTGATCAAAGACGCGGAATTATTAACAAAAATCGAAAAGTTTTCACCAAAAAAGAATTGGCCGACATGCTGGCCAAAATTCCAGATGACAGTGATTCGTCCATTCCTCCAGCTTTACCCGATCTAAGCGATAAAACCACAGCAAATCGCAGCAATTTGACAGCCAATGACGTTGAATCGATGCTAAAAACGATGGGACTAAGCATGCGTTCAGAAGTGGAGATCATGATGACTCACATTGAGACTCTAGCCGAAGCGACGGCATCAAACGAAGCGCGATTGAATGCACTAAACGAGCTGGAATTCTACGTGCATCAAATAGACAATGCACGCGACCTAAACGCAATCGGTGGTCTCGTTCTAATAGTAAGATGCCTTAATGATACAGACGCTAAGATTAAGAGTGCAGCTGCTCTCGTCTTGGGAGCTGCAGCACAAAG TAATTCTGCTGTGCAAGCTGACTGTCTTGAGTACGAAGTGATGCAGCTGCTCCTCAAGGAGTTGAATTGCAGTGATGACGTGACGgtaaatcgtcgttttctgtttgcCTTGTCATCTCTAGTGCGTCAATATCCGCCGGCGTTGGCGCAGTTTCTCCAGCGGAACGGTCTTCAAACATTAACCAAATATCTTACTAGAGCGGAATCCGGAGTCTTGAGCCTCAAATCGTTGACCCTGGTAACCGATCTTCTCGTTGAGCAAAGATCTGGAGCGGATGAAACGAGTTCTCGCATTACGTCTTCTACTGGTATTCGTTTACTGGAAATGCTCCGAACCCAGGGCTGGTGTCAACTCACCCCAAAACTTCTCCaccgcgaaaacgacgctgaCAGAAACGAGAAGGTAATACAAGCTATGGATGCTATGATTCAAGGGTGCGGTGGCGAGTTCATTGCGGCGGACGTCACCGAGCAAGTCGAGGAGGCGATGGAAAAATGGAAAGCTGCGCTGGaacagaacgacgacggctacTATGAAACGTTAATCGACATGACAACACAATTTCTTAACAAATTGAAACACTGCGAAAAAACGGGGCTGTGTGCATGA